A portion of the Paenibacillus hamazuiensis genome contains these proteins:
- a CDS encoding extracellular solute-binding protein has translation MQNKKKVRITASLCAVCMTAALATACTDGRPQSSSADNAKGPEGSPQTNGAPTAISLIQPDLGRVWKEDNPVTKELEKRTNVKLKVTMFPNNDFNNKYNVLAASGDLQDISRLGAFDYQKYVDQGLFLDLTKYLDEYGPNLKKALKPELWDLTKYKGKQFVIPYENAAGKEVPVVRRDWLDALNLKMPANLDEFEAMLKAFTFDDPDKNGKNDTFGLGVTNTYSETFMPIFGAFGIAPGLFGGSNPMNSYLKDNKMYPIAVSPEYKAAVEYIKKLWDDKVIDPELFTIKADQAQQKAAQGKIGYFTAWWSIAPQQLTQQLKMKEIVPNAKWDPIYPGLTGPNGKSGMLSFGNIGATVAISAKAKNPVAAIRFLDYLATDEGWELSHYGIKGAHYTSVTEPRTPEGQKAFDEKWLDPLSQLVSRGDLTNKAAAATKDPVQIENNRFIDAAAQYTLYRDAFYGIPLTDEQQTYGPDIAKYEEEMFIKFITGEASLSKWDEYVETWKKKGGKPVLDAKVKKYNELKSGNVTSGI, from the coding sequence ATGCAGAACAAAAAGAAAGTCCGCATCACCGCTTCGCTGTGCGCCGTATGCATGACGGCCGCGCTCGCAACCGCCTGCACCGACGGCCGGCCGCAAAGCTCTTCCGCGGATAATGCGAAGGGGCCCGAAGGATCGCCGCAAACAAACGGCGCCCCGACGGCGATTTCGCTCATCCAGCCGGATCTCGGGCGGGTATGGAAGGAAGATAACCCGGTTACGAAGGAGCTGGAGAAACGGACGAACGTCAAATTGAAAGTCACGATGTTCCCGAACAACGATTTCAACAACAAATACAACGTGCTGGCTGCCTCCGGCGACCTCCAGGACATCAGCCGGCTCGGCGCGTTCGACTATCAGAAATATGTCGATCAAGGGCTGTTTCTCGACTTGACCAAGTATCTGGACGAGTATGGGCCGAACCTGAAGAAAGCGCTGAAGCCGGAGCTGTGGGATCTGACGAAGTACAAGGGGAAGCAATTCGTGATTCCGTACGAGAACGCAGCCGGCAAAGAGGTCCCAGTCGTCCGAAGGGATTGGCTCGATGCGCTGAATCTGAAGATGCCGGCCAATCTGGACGAATTCGAAGCGATGTTAAAAGCGTTCACATTTGACGATCCGGATAAAAACGGCAAAAACGATACGTTCGGTCTTGGCGTGACGAATACTTACAGCGAAACGTTCATGCCGATCTTCGGCGCTTTCGGCATTGCGCCCGGGCTCTTCGGCGGGAGCAACCCGATGAACAGCTACCTGAAAGACAACAAGATGTACCCGATCGCCGTTTCTCCCGAGTATAAAGCAGCGGTCGAATATATCAAAAAGCTGTGGGACGACAAAGTGATCGACCCCGAGCTGTTTACGATCAAAGCCGACCAAGCTCAGCAAAAAGCGGCTCAAGGCAAAATCGGCTATTTTACGGCATGGTGGTCGATTGCGCCGCAGCAGTTAACGCAGCAGCTGAAGATGAAAGAAATCGTCCCGAATGCGAAATGGGACCCGATCTACCCCGGCTTGACCGGTCCGAACGGAAAGAGCGGCATGCTCTCCTTCGGAAACATCGGGGCCACCGTTGCGATTTCCGCAAAAGCCAAAAATCCGGTGGCGGCCATCCGATTCCTTGATTATTTGGCGACGGACGAAGGCTGGGAGTTAAGTCATTACGGAATAAAAGGCGCACATTATACGTCGGTTACCGAACCGAGAACGCCGGAAGGTCAGAAGGCTTTCGACGAGAAGTGGCTGGATCCGCTTAGCCAGCTCGTTTCCCGCGGGGATTTGACGAACAAGGCGGCGGCTGCGACCAAGGACCCGGTACAAATCGAGAATAACCGGTTTATCGATGCAGCCGCACAATACACCTTGTACCGGGATGCTTTTTATGGTATTCCTCTGACGGACGAACAGCAAACCTACGGACCCGATATCGCAAAGTATGAAGAGGAGATGTTCATCAAGTTTATCACCGGCGAGGCTTCGCTCTCCAA
- a CDS encoding carbohydrate ABC transporter permease has product MVTRTSGNIAKPGFTDVVIWLILLLLSLTTLYPFLNVLLVSFANMKDVVEQGGTLLFPKSIHLDSYKYVLRFSGLLDAYRVTIFITVVGTLVNLIMTSLGAYVLSNRELPGRNALMMIVLVSMLFSGGLIPTYLVIRSLHLVDTVWALIVPFAINSWLLILMRNFFQGIPAGLRESARIDGCSELGILVRIILPLSLPIVATLALFYGVGHWNEYINVVIYINDPKLSTLQLILRKMYTFSIDQLDGDSLPPPVETIRAATVMMSTLPIVAVYPFLQKYFVQGLMVGSVKG; this is encoded by the coding sequence ATGGTGACCCGCACATCCGGAAACATCGCGAAGCCGGGATTTACCGACGTCGTCATTTGGTTGATCTTGCTGCTGCTCAGTCTGACAACGCTTTACCCGTTCTTGAACGTATTGCTTGTCTCCTTTGCCAATATGAAGGATGTCGTGGAACAAGGCGGGACGCTGTTGTTTCCCAAATCGATACATCTGGACAGCTACAAGTACGTTCTCCGGTTTTCCGGCCTGCTTGATGCTTATCGCGTCACAATCTTTATCACCGTAGTCGGGACGCTCGTCAACCTGATCATGACTTCGCTTGGCGCCTACGTACTTTCAAACCGCGAGCTGCCGGGGCGAAATGCGCTGATGATGATCGTGCTTGTCTCCATGCTTTTTAGCGGCGGGCTGATCCCCACGTATTTGGTCATCCGTTCTCTGCATCTCGTCGATACCGTCTGGGCGCTCATCGTTCCGTTCGCCATCAATTCGTGGCTTCTGATTCTGATGCGCAACTTTTTTCAGGGCATACCCGCCGGCCTGCGGGAATCCGCAAGAATCGACGGCTGTTCGGAGCTCGGCATTCTCGTTCGGATCATCCTGCCGCTGTCGCTTCCGATTGTTGCGACACTGGCCTTGTTTTACGGCGTGGGCCACTGGAACGAATACATCAACGTCGTCATCTACATCAACGATCCGAAGCTTTCCACACTGCAGCTCATATTGCGAAAAATGTACACCTTCTCGATCGATCAACTCGACGGCGACAGCCTGCCGCCGCCTGTCGAAACGATCCGGGCCGCCACCGTTATGATGTCTACGCTGCCGATCGTGGCGGTCTATCCGTTCCTGCAGAAATATTTCGTGCAGGGCCTCATGGTCGGCTCCGTCAAAGGGTAG
- a CDS encoding ABC transporter permease: METPVQGSLMKTHHREPAVFAKKNKWSKLKRYLPVYALFVPVLVYYAIFHYAPMVGVIIAFKKYTFLDGIFGSSWVGLAHFKRFIQNGDFWIVFRNTLVLAFYRIAFGFPAPILFALLLHEMRFARWRRLFQTISYLPHFVSWVVVYALMYNFFSETGFINAHLKAWWGYTLPFLSSADYFRTMFVGSAIWKEMGWNAIIFLAALTRVDPDLYEAASMDGAGRLQRMWHITLPGIRSVISIMFILSLGGILSVSFEQILVMINPQVASVAEVIDYYIYRVGLLNTNNYSYATAVGLFRSVIALMLVLIANSLAKKIDEEGGIW; this comes from the coding sequence ATGGAAACCCCTGTGCAAGGCTCTTTGATGAAAACGCATCATAGAGAGCCTGCAGTGTTCGCGAAAAAAAACAAGTGGAGCAAGCTGAAACGATACCTGCCGGTTTATGCCCTTTTCGTTCCCGTGCTGGTGTATTATGCGATCTTTCACTATGCTCCGATGGTCGGCGTGATCATTGCTTTCAAGAAATATACTTTTCTCGACGGGATATTCGGAAGCTCTTGGGTTGGACTTGCCCATTTCAAGCGGTTTATCCAAAACGGCGATTTTTGGATCGTCTTCCGCAACACGCTTGTGCTGGCTTTCTACCGGATTGCGTTCGGTTTTCCGGCCCCCATTCTGTTTGCGCTGCTGCTTCACGAGATGAGATTCGCCAGGTGGCGCCGGCTGTTTCAAACGATCTCTTATTTGCCGCATTTCGTATCCTGGGTCGTCGTTTACGCGCTGATGTACAACTTCTTTTCCGAGACGGGGTTTATTAATGCTCATTTGAAAGCCTGGTGGGGTTACACCTTGCCGTTCTTGTCTTCGGCGGATTATTTTCGGACGATGTTCGTTGGCAGCGCCATTTGGAAGGAAATGGGCTGGAATGCAATTATTTTTCTCGCCGCGCTGACCCGGGTCGATCCGGACTTGTATGAGGCGGCCTCCATGGATGGAGCCGGCCGCCTGCAGCGAATGTGGCATATTACATTGCCCGGCATTCGCAGCGTGATCAGCATCATGTTCATTCTGAGCCTCGGCGGGATCCTGAGCGTCAGCTTCGAACAAATCCTCGTGATGATCAACCCGCAGGTCGCTTCGGTCGCGGAGGTCATCGACTATTATATTTACCGCGTCGGCTTGCTGAATACGAACAACTACAGCTACGCGACGGCGGTAGGCTTATTCCGGTCGGTTATAGCGCTTATGCTTGTGCTCATCGCCAATAGTTTGGCGAAAAAAATCGACGAGGAGGGCGGCATATGGTGA